In Duganella zoogloeoides, a single genomic region encodes these proteins:
- the leuS gene encoding leucine--tRNA ligase — translation MQDKYSHADVETAAQSHWKAIDAYKAVEHDPRFPKGKYYACSMLPYPSGKLHMGHVRNYTINDVMYRYLRMNGYNVLMPMGWDAFGMPAENAAMANNVPPAQWTYSNIAHMRSQMELMGLAIDWSREMTACKPEYYKWNQWMFLKMLEKGIIYKKTGTVNWDPIDQTVLANEQVIDGKGWRSGAPIEKREIPMYYARITEYADELLGYVDDKLPGWPERVRIMQANWIGKSTGVRFAFPHQIKDADGALIGDGKLYVFTTRPDTVMGVTFCAVAAEHPLAVHAAQDNPELAAFNAECKLGSVIEADMATMEKKGMPTGLFVTHPLTGEQVEVWVGNYVLMTYGDGAVMGVPAHDERDFAFAKKYNLAIKQVIRAEGQEFSDAAWQEWYGDKTISIVTNSGKYDGLNYADAVEAVAADMTAKGLGEKKITFRLRDWGISRQRYWGTPIPMINCPDCGSVPVPEKDLPVVLPEDCVPDGSGNPLNKYEAFLQCDCPQCGKPARRETDTMDTFVDSSWYYMRYTSPGANAMVDERNDYWMPMDQYIGGIEHAVLHLLYARFWTKVMRDFGLVKFDEPFTNLLTQGMVLNETYYREDAAGKKTWFNPADVDLTVDDKGRPQAAILRDDQQPVHIGGTEKMSKSKNNGIDPQAQIEQYGADTARLFTMFASPPEQTLEWSGSGVEGANRFLRRVWAFGYAQQAAIVAAGSPLTATATTDAGKTLRRELHKLLQQADYDIKRIQYNTVVSACMKMLNTIEAAKDVEAGVLAEGYAIFLRLLNPVAPHITHVLWAELGYAGDILNAPWPQVDPAALEQSEIEMMIQVNGKLRGSVVVAKGADKASIEALALANEAVQKFIEGTPKKIIVVPGKLINIVV, via the coding sequence GCGCAATCCCACTGGAAAGCCATCGACGCCTACAAGGCGGTCGAGCACGACCCGCGTTTCCCCAAGGGTAAGTATTACGCCTGTTCGATGCTGCCTTACCCTTCGGGCAAGCTGCACATGGGGCACGTGCGCAACTATACGATCAACGACGTGATGTACCGCTACCTGCGCATGAACGGCTACAACGTGCTGATGCCGATGGGCTGGGATGCGTTCGGCATGCCGGCGGAAAATGCGGCCATGGCCAACAACGTGCCGCCGGCGCAGTGGACCTACTCGAACATCGCCCACATGCGCTCGCAGATGGAGCTGATGGGCCTGGCCATCGACTGGTCGCGTGAAATGACCGCGTGCAAGCCCGAGTACTACAAGTGGAACCAGTGGATGTTCCTCAAGATGCTGGAAAAAGGCATCATCTACAAGAAGACCGGTACCGTGAACTGGGACCCGATCGACCAGACCGTGCTGGCCAACGAGCAAGTCATCGACGGCAAGGGCTGGCGCTCGGGCGCGCCGATTGAAAAACGCGAAATCCCGATGTACTACGCGCGCATCACCGAATACGCCGACGAACTGCTCGGCTACGTCGACGACAAGCTGCCGGGCTGGCCCGAGCGCGTGCGCATCATGCAAGCGAACTGGATCGGCAAATCGACCGGCGTGCGCTTTGCCTTCCCGCACCAGATCAAGGACGCCGACGGCGCCCTGATCGGCGACGGCAAGCTGTACGTGTTCACCACCCGCCCCGACACCGTGATGGGCGTGACCTTCTGCGCCGTCGCTGCCGAGCACCCGCTGGCCGTGCATGCCGCACAGGACAACCCGGAGCTGGCCGCGTTCAATGCCGAGTGCAAACTGGGTTCCGTGATCGAAGCCGACATGGCCACGATGGAAAAGAAGGGCATGCCGACCGGCTTGTTCGTCACCCATCCGCTGACCGGCGAGCAAGTCGAAGTGTGGGTCGGTAACTACGTCCTGATGACCTACGGCGACGGCGCCGTGATGGGCGTGCCCGCGCACGACGAGCGCGATTTCGCGTTTGCCAAAAAATACAACCTGGCCATCAAGCAGGTGATCCGCGCCGAAGGCCAGGAATTCTCCGACGCTGCCTGGCAGGAGTGGTACGGCGACAAGACGATTTCCATCGTCACCAACTCGGGCAAGTACGACGGCCTGAACTACGCCGACGCCGTGGAAGCGGTCGCTGCCGACATGACCGCAAAGGGCCTGGGCGAGAAGAAAATCACGTTCCGCCTGCGCGACTGGGGTATTTCGCGCCAGCGCTACTGGGGCACGCCGATCCCGATGATCAACTGCCCGGACTGCGGTTCGGTGCCGGTGCCGGAAAAAGATCTGCCGGTGGTGCTGCCGGAAGACTGCGTACCGGACGGCAGCGGCAACCCGCTCAACAAGTACGAAGCATTCCTGCAATGCGACTGCCCGCAGTGCGGCAAGCCAGCGCGCCGCGAAACCGACACCATGGACACCTTCGTCGATTCGTCGTGGTACTACATGCGCTATACCTCGCCAGGCGCCAACGCCATGGTCGATGAACGCAACGACTACTGGATGCCGATGGACCAGTACATCGGCGGCATCGAACACGCTGTGCTGCACCTGCTGTACGCGCGCTTCTGGACCAAGGTCATGCGCGACTTCGGCCTGGTGAAGTTCGACGAGCCGTTTACGAACCTGCTCACGCAAGGCATGGTGCTGAACGAAACCTATTACCGCGAAGACGCGGCCGGCAAAAAGACCTGGTTCAACCCGGCCGACGTCGATCTGACGGTCGATGACAAGGGCCGCCCGCAAGCGGCGATCCTGCGCGACGACCAGCAGCCGGTGCACATCGGCGGCACGGAAAAAATGTCGAAGTCGAAAAACAACGGCATCGACCCGCAAGCGCAGATCGAACAATACGGCGCCGACACCGCGCGCCTGTTCACCATGTTCGCCTCGCCGCCGGAGCAGACCTTGGAATGGTCGGGCAGCGGCGTGGAAGGCGCCAACCGCTTCCTGCGCCGCGTGTGGGCATTCGGCTATGCGCAGCAAGCTGCCATCGTCGCCGCCGGTTCGCCATTGACGGCAACGGCCACCACCGACGCCGGCAAAACCCTGCGCCGCGAGCTGCACAAGCTGCTGCAACAGGCCGACTACGACATCAAGCGCATCCAGTACAACACCGTGGTATCGGCTTGCATGAAGATGCTCAACACGATCGAAGCGGCCAAGGACGTGGAAGCTGGCGTGCTGGCCGAAGGCTACGCGATCTTCCTGCGCTTGCTGAACCCGGTCGCGCCGCACATCACCCACGTGCTGTGGGCCGAACTCGGGTATGCCGGCGACATCCTCAACGCGCCATGGCCGCAAGTGGATCCGGCCGCGCTCGAGCAGTCCGAGATCGAAATGATGATCCAGGTGAACGGCAAGCTGCGCGGCAGCGTGGTCGTGGCCAAGGGCGCCGACAAGGCCAGCATCGAAGCGCTGGCGCTGGCCAACGAAGCGGTGCAAAAGTTCATCGAAGGCACGCCGAAGAAGATCATCGTCGTCCCGGGCAAACTGATCAACATCGTGGTGTAA
- a CDS encoding LPS-assembly lipoprotein LptE: protein MTTTSGLFRRTRAAGMALLLTATLSACGFHLRGDGGHYTLPFPTMYIGLPESSPLAIDLKRNIRVNGNTTVVNSPKDADGVVEVLSNPETTKTKTILSLNSNGRVRQYLLQYTIVFRVLDRQGNELLGPTTISLSRPIDFNETQLLAKEQEEALLYKDMQTDLVQQMMRRMAAVKTTRMSVPGPGPAPQDPSAAPAVPIL from the coding sequence ATGACGACTACTTCCGGATTGTTCCGACGCACCCGCGCGGCCGGCATGGCGCTGCTGCTCACTGCCACGCTGTCCGCCTGCGGCTTCCACCTGCGCGGCGACGGCGGCCATTACACGCTGCCGTTCCCGACCATGTACATCGGACTGCCGGAGTCGTCGCCATTGGCGATCGACTTGAAGCGCAATATCCGCGTCAATGGCAACACCACGGTGGTCAATAGCCCCAAAGATGCCGATGGCGTGGTCGAAGTGCTGTCCAACCCGGAAACCACCAAGACCAAGACCATCCTGTCGCTGAACAGCAATGGCCGCGTGCGCCAGTACCTGCTGCAATACACCATCGTGTTCCGCGTGCTCGACCGTCAAGGTAACGAGCTGCTGGGGCCGACGACGATTTCGCTGAGCCGCCCGATCGACTTCAACGAAACCCAGTTGCTGGCCAAGGAGCAGGAAGAGGCGCTGCTGTACAAGGACATGCAAACCGACCTGGTGCAGCAGATGATGCGCCGCATGGCGGCCGTGAAAACCACGCGCATGTCGGTGCCCGGTCCGGGACCGGCACCGCAGGATCCGTCCGCCGCGCCGGCCG